The Camarhynchus parvulus chromosome 19, STF_HiC, whole genome shotgun sequence genomic sequence ACAGTCCCTGACCAGGTAGTTGTCTCCTggattttgctgctctttgaaAAGGCATTGAGGGTCCAGGGAGCATGAACAacccaggacacagctgctgtggtgcATCTCCTACCCCCTCCCagggtgcccccagccctggtgctgtggggctgagtCCCAGATCAGGTTCTGCTtggctccagcctgccctgtgcttCTCCCCTTCTTCTCCGAATcgtatttatttatttatacgGTGAATGTAATAAAACTCCAGCAGGAAATGGAGGCGATTCCCTGCCATTCCCCACAAGCCAGCTCTGGGCCGGTGAACAAGGAGGTGCATTGTGCAGCGTGgagcctcctgccagcaccGAGCCTGTGGCTGAGGCTGAAGAAAGGACTGAGTGTGTATGTGAGCGCTGGGACCTGGTGGCAGCACCCCCCCAGGACGGAGGATCCTGGGGAAGAAACTTCACTTAGGGGGacaagcagggctgggggtaAAAGGCTTCTGTGCTGGCTTGGGATGTTGTCTGGGAGCACATCAGAGCCTACTCCCAGCACAAGGAACCGCCTCGGCCCTCCTTGGGCTGCCAGGAAACAGAGGTGGGCACTGAAGATCACCTGAGGGGACACGTGGTGGCCCCATGGCCCAGCATGGGGGGGGTATATGAGCTGCCTCTCTCAAGCAGCTGCTCCAATCTTCCGCTGCTGCCACCAGTAGGGTTCAGAGTGaatggctgctgccagggctcacctggctcctgtccccctAGAAGGGGTCTGCAGGGGTAAATGAGGTGGCTGAGGGTGGGGTGTGGCTCAGTCCGGATTTCCCATTGATGGGAGAGGTCCCATTGCTAGGGACAATTGTCTCAGTGCTGCCACGAACTGAAAGTATCTCCTTGGGCTGCCACCACACTCACCAGATAAAATATTGTGGGTGAAGTAGAGACATTGTCTTTCTCCTCCCTTGTTCTCCCAGCCATGGCTCCCATGGGACACACCACTGTCCTCCTGCCTCATCTGCTGAATCCCACAGCTGCATGTGGTCCCCATCGCCGTGCCGGTCCCTCAGGCTCCCAGGGATCCTGGGGTTAAGGTCATGTCCTGAGCCATGTGTCTCCTCACTGCTATGTGAATGGGGATGTCATGGCCCAGGGATACTGTGGCCAGGGCTGGAAAGGGGGGTTGACTGGCACCATGACCCACAAGTCCCCAGCTGGGGGGTGATGGGGTGatgaggctgcagagagcatCCCTGGTAATGTCACACATGTCAGCCTGCATCCCTGACTCCCGGCCACAGTGTCCTTGCACCATGGGCTGGGTTGTAACCACAAATGCCTGCAGAGAACCAGAGGCCAGGAGGTGACTGGGAcactgcctggggacactgtTTGTACTCCACCTGCTTGTTTGGGGGtcagaccccaaaatccccatcttTCTCCACTATTCcacctgcccatggcatggaaCCTCCCTAGGGGCACAGAGAACAGTTGTCCTATGGTGGGCACAGGCTGTTGCACGTGCGTGTGCCTTGGTATCACACAGGATTGTGCCCGGGGCAGGAGGAGCTTGGGCTTGAGGATCACTCGTGGTGatcctggtgtccccaaggagatggtggctggggcaggggtAATCTGCCTCTCTGGCTGAGTGGGTGCCAGTCCACAGCCCCATGGGTTGCTCCCAGAATGGACCCCTCCACCTGCTCACCAGACCATCCGGCTTGGCACTGGCATCCTTTTGAAACTGAAGCCACTGGCCTTTTGCACAGCAATTCCTGTGAAAttcttcaggaagggaaaattaTCCCTCCCAGATCCCTGCAGGACTGTGCCATTTCCTGCTTCCAAGCTGGCAGGTagggcacagggtgcccagagccctgGCTCACATGGACATGACCTGTCCTCGTGgattcctctccctgcccccagcccatgCCTCTCTCTATGAGCCAGGCACTGGTGGGAACTGGGACCACTCGGGATCTGGGGGCTTGTCAGGCCAGAGGCAAGGGCGGCGATGGCATGGAGCCCCCCACCTCCTTGCAACaagtcctgctgccctggccaaggctgggcagagcagcacccacagTCCTGCCACAGTTACACCACCCCCTTCCCAAATCCATTGCCCAACTCCATCTTCTGATGCCCTGCCGGTTTAcatcctcccctgccccatTGCCTCCTCCCCTGCTGACCCCTTCCCCAAGTTGATTATCTCCTCCTTGGATCAATCACCTCCTCCCTTGCCCACTCCCTTCTCTGCTCCATCACCCTCTCCCAGGCTCTGGTGCCCCCTTCTTCAGCTTCATCACCCCCTCCTCTACTCTActgctccttccccacctccatGACTCTCTTCCCTACTCCATCACTCACCAAGTTCCATTTCCCCatcttctctcccctccctctccccacatCCATTGCCTCCTCTCTTGCTCCATCAccctttccccagctccaccATCCCTTCCCTTGCACCACCACCCCACCTCCACTGCCCCCTCCCTGACTCCCACCAGGGCTGTTCCCATCTCTGGTGCTAAGAGCTTCCCCCAAGCCCTTCCTCCCAGAAAGACgccctcctccctgccatggctggacAGAGGGgcgctgctgcagcctcctgtaCCCGGGGGGGGGACAGCCCGTGGATTTTTTCCGTTCATCCCCTCCCCTTCCGAGGCTCTCGCACAGGTTTCAGGCGCTGTTGACgggaagaaaggaaatgggGCAAAGCTCTGCCAGGAACCACAGGCTCCCGGGCTCCGGCGATCCGTCCCGCTTGCCTGCCTGGCCGCTTCCCGGGCAGAATTCCTGAGCAGTTCTGAGAGCCCTTTCTTTCTGCTATTGATCTTGGATCCACCGTGCAGGGCCACTTCCAAGACCGTAAATCTCTGTGTTGCTCTACCTGGGGTACTTGTTTTCACTGTGGggctcccagacctgctggagATCTTGGCTTCTGGTCGTGGCCAGGATGTCCCCACTCCtgcactgtcccctccccgccgTCCCTGCGCTACCCAGGCGTGcgagcaggcagggacaggtcACTTCTACATAAGGCACAAGCAGTGGGACAGTGTAAGGGCAAGGCTTGGGGTGCTGATGGTACCTCCTGATATCCCCTGCAGACCTCTGGGGTGAGATGAAGCTCCGGGAACGTCCTtggggctcaggcagggctTGGGCACCCCGAGGACTACCGGGGGGTTGGTGGGGGGATGAGGGAGGAGCACCCCAAGGTGCAGGGCAGAGGTTAGGGGCAGCCACACCTCTACAACGAGCCCCTTGACTCCAATAATCCGTGTGTTGCTCTTGGCCAGGCTGCAGTAACAGGAGCCAAGAGCAACAGTTTTAcatattaaaggaaaattaaattatttatttgtgccCTCTCCCCCCCCGGCCCCCAACCTTTCATAGTCCAGGTGGAGGGCACCCATGGGGGGGAACCAGGAAGATGGGGCTAGGACCCCGGGTCTCATCCAgaccctgcctgtgcccaccGCCCATCCAGGACCCTCactgggcagccagggctgggtcaGAGACATTTCAGGTTTTCCAAGTGATGCTTCCCAGCTTTCCTTCGCGATCAATTCCTTGAAGGAAAGCCTTAGCGGCCAcagttatttttggggtgtcctggcgTGATGGCAGTGACTGCCTTGGGTCCCTCACCTCACACAGGACACGTGCCCTGGGTCTGGGGGGTTGGACAGATGAAGGACCCAGGGAAAGGTCCCAGCACACTGCAGGTGCCACCTCCATCCCCATCACTTTGCTGCTCAGCCATGCGTGACAAtttgtccccagagctgcaccaCAGCACAAACTACCCCCAAACAGCAATTTGTTAGAGTATGTGGCCCTAACCCACACCATGAAGCCCCCTGAAGATTTGTGTCACTAGGCACACAGGACAGTGATTTCTGAAacaccccagagctggtggCCAAGGTGAAAAACATCCCAACatcccaaataatcccaaatatCTCCCAATAATCCTTTTCACAGGGAACCGGAGCCCATTGTGCAGACACTCCATGTTAGAGGGAAATTCCGGGGTGACGCCTCATCTCGTGCTCCAGTACATGGTTGATAAGCAGCTCCCATGGAATTTCCCTATAGTGCCGGACCCAGGATGTTTGGATCCTGCACAGTGGGTGTCAGTGATTAGGAGCCGCGCTGACAGGTTGTTATGCTGTTACTAAAGAaattgcagggctgtgggaatgCCTAGGAATGGCTGGATGCCTGGACCCACTGGCGCCAGCCAGGCACTGGATACCAGATGTCCTGCAGGACATTGCAGGGACCCTGCTGGAATCACCCCAGGGTGGACACGCTGCTCCAAAAGGGATGCTGGAGATGGCACAGAGCAACCTGGGCTGACCTGGGATCAGCAGCTCGTAGGAGGGCTGCTGATTGCACCTTGTGATGGTggcctgggcagcacagcctgtctgCAGGGGTGTTGCCACCCCCAGAGTGTAACACCTCCCTGTGCCTTGGATGTAATTGGTCACCCTATGAGTGGGACATTGGACTTTGGGGTCTGGCAGCCCCGGCTTGACCACCCTGACTTATGTcacctcccaggagctgccctggccttATAGTGACattgctgtcccctgccctgtgcctgctctgaaTTGTTGTTCAGCCAGGGACACGGCTTTCCTGGcctgtgctgtgggcactggAGCTGAGCCATTTCCCGGAGTCTCCACTGTCTTACCCCgtgctcagccccaggggcaTAGGCACCATGTGCCATGCGCTGTGAGTTCCCCAGTTCTCAGCAGCGGCACCAGAGCGGCAGTCTGTGTTCCCAAACTGAGGGATGTCACCCTGCTGGGAGAGGATCCGTCCCTCAGGGACAACAAGCCCTGGggcgtgcccaggtgtgctcagccGCGCACGCACACCCTGCTGGCGCACGGGGGGCCTGGCAGCACTCGGCGGGTCTGGGCAGCCGTGAGGTCATGTGTGatcctgtgcccaggtgtatgTGTGCATACATGTGCCAGTGCACACCCTGTGCGGGGCCTGGCTGGCAGTGTGTGGATGTGcatgtgtgtctgtctgtgagTATATGTGCACGTGTATCTTAGTGTATGTGTATGCTtttatgtgtgcatgtgtgtgtgcgtTAGCCTGTTTGTGCTTGTCTACGTGTGCGTGGGCAtgtgcatgtatgtgtgtgtacacatgGACATGCACACGGTATGGGCACGTTTGTTAATGCATGTGTGCGTGTGCACATTAGTGTGTAGCTATGTCTGTGTGTGTTAGTGCATGTTAacgtgtgcatgtgtgtgtgttttagtGTGTGATAATGTGTGATAATGTGTGTCGGCCTGTGCACGTTAGGGTGTGCACATGCGTGTGGAAGATGTGTGGAAGCGTGTGCATGTCTGTCAGTGCGCATGTTACCTGTGTGTGCGCACAGGGACACGTGCTCATTAGTGTGTGCGAGAGCGCGCACGTGTGTATCTGTGTATCTATACCTGTGTAAATGTTCTGTTTGTGCACGTTTGCGTGTGCATGTCTGTAAGTGCGGGGTGTGACTGCGTTTCCCCCTCCCGCGTGACTCCAGCGCCGGAGAGCTCCAGGGCTGCGCGCGGACCTCGCTGCCAGTTCCCGGCGTGAGTcccgccccccgcccctccccgtCCCGTCCGGCCCCCTCCCAGACACGCCCGGtggggcggggaggggcgggagcGCTCGGCGGGTGCTGCCGGTGtcggcgggcgcggggcgctcggcggggccgccgccgcatggcgcgggccggggccggggccgggggctgcccCGGCGCGGCGCCTCCAGCACCGCAGCGATCGGCCCCGTGGCGGCGGGGGCAGCCTGGCCGGGCGATGGCGGAGCTGTAGCAGCCGCGGGGCCGGTGCGGGCGGCGGGCTATGGCGGCGGCACGGCTGCGGGTGgccctgtgggtgctgtggcATTTTGGAGTGGGCGGTCGCGGGTTGGAGCTGGCGGGACTGGAGGGCCCGCGGGGGCGCGCGGCGCGGTGCCAGCCTGTGGACATCCCGATGTGCCGGGGAATCGGGTACAACCTGACCCGCATGCCCAACCTGCTGGGGCACGAGAGCCAGCGTGAGGCCGCCCTGAAGCTGCACGAGTTCGCCCCGCTGGTGGAGTACGGCTGCCACGTTCACCTGCgcttcttcctctgctccctctaCGCACCCATGTGCACCGATCAGGTGAGCgccagcatccctgcctgccgCCCCATGTGTGAGCAGGCCCGCCACAAGTGTGTCCCCATCATGGAACAGTTCAATTTCGGCTGGCCTGAGTCACTTGACTGTGGCAGGTTGCCCACCAAGAATGACCCCAATGCCCTCTGCATGGAGGCCCCTGAAAATGCCTCAGCCGCTGAGCCGCACAAGGGACAGGGGATGCTGCCTGTGGCCCCCCGGCCTTGGCCACCTGGTACCGCTACTGAGGGACGGGGACCCAATGGGCTGGGAGCTTGCGACAATCCTGAGAAGTTCCAGTACGTGGAGAAGAGCCTCTCATGTGCACCCAGGTGCTCCCCCGGGGTGGATGTGTACTGGTCCCGGGAGGACAAGGACTTTGCCTTCATTTGGATGGCTGTCTGGTCCACCCTCTGCTTCGTCTCCACTGCCTTCACCGTCCTTACTTTTCTGCTTGACCCCCACCGCTTCCAGTATCCTGAGAGGCCCATCATTTTCCTCTCCATGTGCTACAATGTCTACTCTGTGGCCTTCATCATCCGCTCTGTGGCCGGGGCTGAGAACATTGCCTGTGACCGGGAGAACGGTGAGCTCTACATCAtacaggaggggctggagagcacAGGCTGCACCATTGTCTTCCTCATCCTCTACTATTTCGGCATGGCTAGCTCTCTCTGGTGGGTTGTCCTCACCCTCACCTGgttcctggctgctgggaagaaGTGGGGACATGAGGCCATTGAGGCCCACAGCAGCTACTTCCACATGGCTGCCTGGGGCATCCCAGCTATGAAGACCATTGTCATCCTCACCATGCGGAAGGTGGCAGGGGATGAGCTCACGGGGCTGTGCTATGTGGGGAGCATGGACGTCAGTACCCTGACTGGCTTTGTCCTCATCCCCCTCTCCTGCTACCTGGTCATTGGCACCTCCTTCATCCTCACTGGCTTTGTTGCCCTCTTCCACATCCGGAAGATCATGAAGACGGGTGGCACCAACACAGAAAAGCTGGAGAAGCTGATGGTGAAGATTGGGGTCTTCTCCATCCTCTACACCGTCCCGGCCACCTGTGTCATTGTCTGCTACTTCTACGAGCGGCTGAATGTGGATTACTGGATGCTGCGGGCACTGGAGCATGGCTGCCTACCCCTGCCTGGCCGCCATGCCACCGACTGCTCCCTTGAGGCCTCGGTGCCCACTGTGGCTGTCTTCATGCTAAAGATTTTCATGTCACTGGTGGTGGGCATCACCAGTGGGGTGTGGGTGTGGAGCTCTAAAACGCTGCAGACCTGGCAGAGCCTGTGCAACAGGCGGCTGGGCATGAGGACGCGGAGCAAGCCCTGCAGTGGGGTCAGCTGTGGCGGGGGACACTGCCACTATAAAGCCCCCACAGTCATGCTGCACATGACCAAGACGGACCCGTACCTGGACAACCCGACTCATGTCTAGAGACAGGGGCTGCCCCCCACACTGGAAGAAGTGGCCTCACGGGTAAGGGGCAAGGGCAagggctgtgtgcagcaggagggacaCTCCCAGGTTTAGGGGGGCAAGGTTGCAGGATCCCCCAGCACCACTCACTGACAAGTAGCCGCTTTTTCCTAGAGgatgttttgttgttgctgttgccAAATCCACTGACTCTTCTAACGCTTTCTTTGGGGGATGGCGGGGAAGGGACACGGAGAGGAATAATCCATCTGTGTTTATttaattctgtaatttattttaaattttttttgatCGTTAGCTGcaaggaatggaaaaaacaataaaCCCTGGATGTGTTATTTGATCCAAGCTTGGTGCTGTTTGCAGGGATTCCAGGGGATCAAGAGCTCCCCCATAGGACCCCACCCCAGTTTGGGGGCTT encodes the following:
- the FZD9 gene encoding frizzled-9, with the translated sequence MAAARLRVALWVLWHFGVGGRGLELAGLEGPRGRAARCQPVDIPMCRGIGYNLTRMPNLLGHESQREAALKLHEFAPLVEYGCHVHLRFFLCSLYAPMCTDQVSASIPACRPMCEQARHKCVPIMEQFNFGWPESLDCGRLPTKNDPNALCMEAPENASAAEPHKGQGMLPVAPRPWPPGTATEGRGPNGLGACDNPEKFQYVEKSLSCAPRCSPGVDVYWSREDKDFAFIWMAVWSTLCFVSTAFTVLTFLLDPHRFQYPERPIIFLSMCYNVYSVAFIIRSVAGAENIACDRENGELYIIQEGLESTGCTIVFLILYYFGMASSLWWVVLTLTWFLAAGKKWGHEAIEAHSSYFHMAAWGIPAMKTIVILTMRKVAGDELTGLCYVGSMDVSTLTGFVLIPLSCYLVIGTSFILTGFVALFHIRKIMKTGGTNTEKLEKLMVKIGVFSILYTVPATCVIVCYFYERLNVDYWMLRALEHGCLPLPGRHATDCSLEASVPTVAVFMLKIFMSLVVGITSGVWVWSSKTLQTWQSLCNRRLGMRTRSKPCSGVSCGGGHCHYKAPTVMLHMTKTDPYLDNPTHV